The Pecten maximus chromosome 14, xPecMax1.1, whole genome shotgun sequence genome includes a region encoding these proteins:
- the LOC117342869 gene encoding uncharacterized protein LOC117342869, producing MDIKLFLVLVVMLSALQQGPAAYRDFTCVEPEPGFAKRMFYYFTAREIERMCPARADLIWRIGSEVFCNLLGILITILLGYAPTIRNNTRERWTAMVSMFQEWRTRPSLCPHCGTAPCQVKRRSLWKPSGSRKKDNANFKQRSNAMMLFNYGLELSAVLTKELPQDDLYWQRKFCHEFEEKHMVLFPLCIQRQINYWYPVPR from the exons ATGGATATCAAGTTATTCTTGGTACTTGTGGTAATGCTTAGCGCATTGCAGCAAGGTCCTGCTGCTTATCGGGACTTTACGTG TGTGGAGCCCGAACCAGGATTTGCCaaaagaatgttttattacttcaCTGCGAGAGAAATTGAAAGAATGTGTCCAGCGCGAGCCGATCTTATATGG CGAATTGGAAGTGAGGTATTTTGTAACCTCCTCGGCATCCTTATAACCATACTGCTGGGTTATGCGCCAACGATTAGAAACAACACCAGAGAGAGATGGACAGCCATGGTTTCCATGTTCCAGGAATGGAGAACTC GTCCTTCCCTCTGTCCCCACTGCGGAACAGCTCCATGTCAGGTGAAGAGGAGATCACTCTGGAAGCCCTCCGGCTCCCGTAAAAAGGACAACGCCAATTTCAAGCAGCGGTCAAACGCAATGATGCTGTTTAACTATGGGCTAGAGCTGTCTGCGGTGCTTACAAAGGAACTCCCCCAGGATGACCTGTACTGGCAGAGGAAATTCTGTCATGAATTCGAGGAGAAACATATGGTTCTTTTCCCATTGTGTATCCAGAGGCAAATCAACTACTGGTATCCCGTCCCTCGCTAG